One segment of Candidatus Deferrimicrobiaceae bacterium DNA contains the following:
- a CDS encoding aldehyde dehydrogenase family protein produces the protein MPDSKTRRYRIGSHNPEKHRSFRQRERHLHRDGDTAREFARRVEAGMVGINVPIPVPLAFYSFGGWKRSLLNENDHVTLADRDSRGRRFRHADHEVGRREEERRKENPPPSSRSIFAL, from the coding sequence TTGCCAGATTCCAAGACGAGGAGGTATCGAATTGGAAGCCACAACCCCGAAAAACATCGGTCATTTCGTCAACGGGAACGCCATCTTCACCGGGACGGCGATACCGCACGCGAATTCGCCAGACGGGTGGAGGCGGGGATGGTCGGGATCAACGTGCCGATCCCGGTGCCGCTTGCGTTTTACAGCTTCGGCGGCTGGAAGCGTTCGCTGTTGAATGAAAACGATCACGTCACGCTGGCCGACCGGGATTCGCGCGGGCGCCGATTTCGTCATGCCGATCATGAAGTAGGGCGGAGGGAGGAAGAAAGAAGGAAGGAAAATCCACCCCCTTCCTCTCGGAGCATATTCGCCTTATGA
- a CDS encoding cytochrome ubiquinol oxidase subunit I: protein MTELLLARGQMAMFFAFHIVFAVAGMGMPVLMVVAEAAFRKTGKPVYLELAKRWARGTGVLFAVGAVSGTVLSLEIGLLWPRFMEFSGGIIGLPFALEGFAFFAEAIFLGIYLYGWEKVSPRLHLLSGVGVALGGILSGIFVVTANAWMNSPAGFTLLDGRPVAIFPFAAMFNPAWKTETLHMTLAAFAASGFAVAGIHAFMLMRKRDNLFHRRALAIALWVGGTAAILQPVSGDFSARFVARNQPAKLAALEGQFRTERGAPIRIGGIPDVDAMETRYAIEIPRGLSFLAFHDPDAEVKGLSAFPRDEWPNPLPVHLAFQFMVASGSVMTALALAAALFAWRKREWLYHRRFLGAVAACGPLGILSVEAGWIVTELGRQPWAVHRVMRTADAVTTVGGLAIPFVFFSLIYLALGVSAAILLRREVSASPAFPLDEESGRGAR, encoded by the coding sequence TTGACGGAGCTGCTCCTCGCCCGCGGCCAGATGGCGATGTTTTTCGCCTTCCACATCGTCTTCGCGGTGGCCGGCATGGGAATGCCCGTGCTGATGGTCGTCGCGGAGGCCGCATTCCGGAAAACCGGCAAACCCGTGTACCTCGAGCTCGCGAAACGTTGGGCGCGGGGAACCGGGGTGCTGTTCGCCGTCGGCGCGGTATCCGGTACGGTCCTCTCCTTAGAGATCGGCCTCCTCTGGCCCCGGTTCATGGAGTTCTCCGGAGGGATCATCGGGCTTCCCTTCGCCCTCGAGGGATTCGCCTTCTTCGCCGAGGCGATCTTCCTGGGGATCTATCTCTACGGCTGGGAGAAGGTCTCCCCCCGCCTCCACCTTCTTTCGGGCGTGGGCGTCGCCCTCGGAGGGATCCTCTCGGGAATCTTCGTGGTCACGGCGAACGCGTGGATGAACAGCCCCGCCGGGTTCACCCTGCTGGACGGCAGGCCGGTCGCCATCTTCCCGTTCGCCGCGATGTTCAACCCCGCGTGGAAGACGGAGACGCTTCACATGACCCTTGCCGCCTTCGCCGCTTCCGGGTTCGCGGTCGCGGGAATCCACGCCTTCATGCTGATGCGGAAAAGGGACAACCTGTTCCACCGACGGGCGCTCGCCATCGCCCTGTGGGTGGGAGGAACGGCGGCGATCCTTCAGCCTGTGAGCGGGGATTTCAGCGCGAGGTTTGTCGCCCGCAACCAGCCCGCGAAGCTCGCCGCCCTGGAGGGGCAGTTCCGGACCGAGCGGGGTGCGCCGATCCGGATCGGGGGGATTCCGGATGTCGACGCCATGGAGACAAGATATGCGATCGAGATTCCGCGGGGCTTGAGCTTCCTGGCCTTTCACGATCCCGACGCGGAGGTGAAGGGGCTTTCGGCGTTTCCCCGCGACGAGTGGCCGAACCCGTTGCCGGTCCACCTGGCCTTCCAGTTCATGGTTGCGTCCGGATCGGTCATGACCGCCCTGGCATTGGCGGCGGCCCTTTTCGCCTGGAGGAAACGGGAATGGCTCTACCACCGCCGGTTCCTCGGTGCCGTGGCGGCGTGCGGACCACTCGGAATCCTCTCCGTGGAGGCGGGTTGGATCGTAACCGAGCTCGGCCGGCAGCCGTGGGCCGTCCATCGCGTGATGCGGACGGCGGACGCCGTCACTACGGTCGGCGGACTTGCGATCCCGTTCGTCTTCTTCTCCCTGATCTACCTCGCCCTCGGGGTCTCCGCGGCCATCCTCCTCAGGCGGGAGGTATCGGCAAGCCCTGCCTTCCCTCTGGACGAGGAGAGCGGCAGAGGAGCCCGGTAG
- a CDS encoding cytochrome d ubiquinol oxidase subunit II — MPSLPSLLAGSMLGALLLYALTAGADFGGGVWDLLARGPRADAQRRLIARAIGPVWETNHIWLIVAVVVLFTGFPPAFAVICTALFIPLTILLAGIVLRGAAFAFHAYHLHEERGAGRWGTLFAGASLVTPILLGVTIGAISSGRIPAETLAFTGDTSSWLAPFPLAVGALTLSVFSYLAAVYLILETEDPDLRADFRIRALWSAAIVALLSVFVPVIAKTGAPDFSRALIGSDWSVSIVMFNATAALGAYVSLYLCAFRTARICAAVQVVLILAGWGLAQFPYLVRPAITFESAATAPSTMRLLLVSLAAGAVFLFPAIYLLMRIFKKEVLYGRPGRKP, encoded by the coding sequence ATGCCGTCCCTTCCTTCCTTGCTGGCGGGGAGCATGCTCGGCGCCCTGTTGCTCTATGCCCTGACGGCCGGCGCCGATTTCGGGGGGGGCGTGTGGGACCTTCTCGCCCGGGGGCCGCGGGCAGATGCGCAGAGGCGTCTGATCGCCCGCGCCATCGGGCCCGTGTGGGAGACGAACCACATCTGGCTCATCGTCGCGGTCGTGGTTCTCTTCACCGGGTTTCCGCCGGCGTTCGCCGTGATCTGCACCGCGCTGTTCATTCCCCTGACCATCCTTCTCGCCGGGATCGTCCTGCGGGGAGCGGCCTTTGCGTTCCACGCATACCATCTCCACGAAGAACGGGGTGCGGGACGGTGGGGGACCCTTTTCGCGGGGGCCAGCCTCGTCACTCCAATCCTCCTGGGGGTGACGATCGGCGCGATCTCCTCCGGCAGGATCCCCGCGGAAACGCTCGCCTTCACCGGGGACACGTCGAGCTGGCTCGCCCCCTTTCCCCTCGCGGTGGGAGCCCTTACCCTTTCCGTGTTTTCCTACCTGGCGGCCGTCTACCTGATCCTGGAAACGGAGGACCCCGACCTGCGTGCCGATTTCCGAATCCGTGCCCTCTGGTCGGCAGCGATTGTCGCCCTGCTGTCCGTTTTCGTCCCGGTGATCGCGAAGACGGGAGCTCCGGACTTCTCCCGGGCATTGATCGGGAGCGACTGGTCCGTGAGCATCGTCATGTTCAACGCCACCGCCGCATTGGGAGCTTACGTCTCCCTATATCTTTGCGCCTTCCGGACGGCCCGCATCTGCGCGGCCGTTCAGGTGGTCCTGATCCTTGCCGGCTGGGGGCTTGCCCAGTTCCCGTATCTCGTCCGGCCGGCGATCACCTTCGAGTCGGCCGCAACGGCCCCGTCCACCATGCGCCTCCTCCTGGTTTCCCTCGCTGCGGGAGCGGTCTTCCTGTTCCCGGCCATCTACCTCCTGATGCGAATCTTCAAGAAGGAGGTCCTGTACGGCCGGCCCGGTCGGAAACCGTGA
- a CDS encoding protein-glutamate O-methyltransferase CheR: MTDFETFLAEALPFFGLSPSALLRRNIRRRVMKRMESQGIHDFRAYLSLLRRDLSEREALRPLLTVTISRFFRNRRVFETLSRQVLPPLAAKGQPVRAWSAGCASGEEAFTLRILWEELPGPKPSLFLLATDVDESCLPRAREGRYPESSLREVPRSTAERYFRRDEGEYRLREVVVRSVEFRRHDLLRNSLPGNFDLVLCRNTAFTYFDAPRRITVVEAIASVLPPGGILVIGRTEKLPRQAADWFATAFPRDNIHRRVPFPRSGR; encoded by the coding sequence GTGACGGATTTCGAAACGTTTCTCGCCGAGGCCCTTCCCTTTTTCGGACTCTCCCCCTCGGCCTTGCTCAGACGGAACATCCGCCGCCGTGTCATGAAGCGAATGGAGTCGCAAGGGATCCACGACTTCCGGGCCTATCTCTCTCTTCTGCGCCGCGACCTCTCGGAACGGGAGGCGCTCCGACCCCTCCTGACCGTGACGATTTCCCGGTTCTTCCGGAACCGCCGGGTGTTCGAGACCCTGTCCCGCCAGGTACTCCCCCCCCTCGCCGCGAAGGGGCAGCCGGTTCGCGCCTGGAGCGCGGGGTGCGCCTCGGGGGAGGAGGCGTTCACCCTGCGGATCCTGTGGGAGGAACTTCCGGGTCCGAAGCCTTCCCTTTTCCTCCTCGCGACGGATGTGGATGAGAGCTGTCTACCGCGGGCCCGGGAGGGACGTTACCCGGAAAGCAGCCTCCGCGAAGTTCCCCGGTCGACGGCGGAACGGTATTTCCGAAGGGATGAAGGAGAGTACCGGTTGCGGGAGGTCGTGGTACGTTCCGTGGAGTTCCGAAGGCACGATCTCCTGCGGAACTCCTTGCCCGGAAATTTCGATCTCGTCCTGTGCCGCAACACGGCATTCACCTATTTCGACGCCCCGCGCCGGATCACGGTCGTCGAGGCGATCGCATCGGTCCTGCCCCCGGGGGGGATCCTCGTCATCGGGAGGACGGAGAAACTCCCCAGGCAGGCCGCAGATTGGTTCGCCACGGCCTTCCCCCGGGACAACATC